The window GGGACTCGGCGGACGGGTGAGGCGGCCGCCGTGGTCCCGCGGTTCACTCGCCGTCGCCGACGGCGTCGTCCAGTTCCGAGAGGCGTTCCCGGAGTTCGGCCGGCGAACCCGCGAACAGCCGGCACATCGCTTCCTTCCCCACCGCGCCGCGGTCGTATATCGCGTCGGGCACCGATTCGCGGCCGCGCATCGCGCGCTCGACGGTCCAGGCCATCGTCCCGCCCGCCCGCGCCTCGGTCGGGTCCGCGTCGGGTTCGGTGGTCCTGTCGACCTCGACGGCGTCGAACCGCTCCTCGACCGCGGCGGCGACGGTGTCGTCGAGGCGGACGTTGGCCGCGGCGCCGAGGGTCGGATCGCGATCGCGAGCGGCGAGCAGGAGCCGAGCGACGTGGCTCGACGCGCCTGGCCGGACGTCGCCCGTCGCGGCGACGCCGTCGACGGTCCGGTGGAGTCGCCCCTCGACGGCGGCCACCTCCTCCGTCGAAACCGCGTACGGCGTCGCGACGGCGACGTTCAGCCCGACCTCGGGGACGAGCGCGGAGACGTCGCGGTCACAGAGCGCGCGAACCACGCCCCTCACTGACTCTACCGCGTCGTGCCGGGCGGCGTCGTTGCGGACCCCCGCCAGGTGGTGGACGGATCCGGCCCCCCCGCCGACGTCGAGGCCGTACCGGACCGCCCGGTCGACGAGCGCCTCCGCGCGCCCGACGGCGGCGTGGAGGTCCTCGCCGCCGGCGAGCCCCGCGGCGACGGCCGAGGAGAGTGTACAACCGCTTCCGTGGGTGTTCGCGGTGTCGACGCGGCGCTTCCGGAACGTCCGCGTCTCGCCTCCGGAATAAAGGACGTCGACGAGTTGGTCCTCGGCGAGGTGGCCGCCGGTCACGAGGACGGCGTCGGGGCCGTCGTCGGCGATGGTCTCGGCGGCCGCGCGCATCTCGCGCTCGCCGCCGACGTCGACGCCGGCGAGGACCGCCGCTTCGGGGAGGTTCGGCGTGACGAGCGTCGCCCGGGGGAGCAGTTCCGTCCGCAGGGTCGCCTCCGCCTCGGGAGCGAGCAGTCGGTCCCCGCTCTGGGCGACCATCACCGGGTCGACCACGAGCGGGAAGTCGTAGCCGGCGAGGCAGTCCGCGACGGTCTCGATGATCGCCGCGGAACTGAGCATCCCCGTCTTCGCCGCACCGACGTCGAAGTCCTCGGCGACGGCGCTGATCTGTGCCTCGATCACGTCCGTCGAGACGTCTTCGACGGCCTCGACGCCGCGGGTGTGCTGCGCGGTGACGCTCGTGACCGCGCTGGTGCCGAAGACGCCCAGCGCCTCCATCGTCTTCAGGTCCGCCTGCACGCCGGCGCCGCCGCCGCTGTCCGACCCGGCGACCGTGAGCGCGACGTCGCGGTCGGTCATCGCTCGGCCCTCCGGCCGGCGCTTCTCGCCCGCCTCTCGGTCACGTCTTCCCGAAGCACGACCCACAGCAGACAGCCGAAGGTGACGACGACCGACGCGAGGCTTCCCCAGACGAGCACCGCGAAGGCGCCCGCACCGAGAGTCATCGGTCCACCCCCGTTCCGCCGTCCACGACGGCGTTCCCGTCCTCGGGACTCCGAGCCGACCGATCGTCGAGCGAGTGGACCTCCGACGCGAGCGAACCGCCGTCGAACCGGCTGTCGGTCGCCCGCCCCGCGACTACCGAGAGGACGGCCGAGACGGCCGCCGCGCCAGCGAAGGCGTGGACGAACGAAGCGCCGGGGAGGATCGGGCCGACCACGGGGAGACCGGTCAGAGCGCCGTGGAAGGTCGGGAAGTAGGCGAGTCCGACGGCGAGTCCCAGGACGCTCGCGACCAGGGCGCCCCACTGGGTGGCTCGTTCGGAGTAGAGCCCGTGCAGGAACGGAACGAACGTCGCGGCCCCGAGCAGGTCCGCCAGCAGGAACAGCTCGAGGACGCTGTATCCCTGTGCGCCGACGGTGATCGCACCGGCGGCGACGACCGCGGTGAGCCCGCGAGCGACCGCCTGGAGGGTTCGTTCGTCGGGGTCGTCGAGCACGCGGGACAGGTCGACGGTGACGAGGCTCGCCAGCGCGTTGAACATCGTGTCGGCCGAACTCGTCACGAGCAGGACGACCAGCACGACGACGGCCAGCGTCGCCCACTCGGGGAGCGCCTCCGCGACGACGAGGAAGAAGGCGACGCTCGCGTTGCCCTCCGCGAGCAGCCCCAAACCCGCGGCGGCGACCCC is drawn from Halobellus limi and contains these coding sequences:
- the thiD gene encoding bifunctional hydroxymethylpyrimidine kinase/phosphomethylpyrimidine kinase, with translation MTDRDVALTVAGSDSGGGAGVQADLKTMEALGVFGTSAVTSVTAQHTRGVEAVEDVSTDVIEAQISAVAEDFDVGAAKTGMLSSAAIIETVADCLAGYDFPLVVDPVMVAQSGDRLLAPEAEATLRTELLPRATLVTPNLPEAAVLAGVDVGGEREMRAAAETIADDGPDAVLVTGGHLAEDQLVDVLYSGGETRTFRKRRVDTANTHGSGCTLSSAVAAGLAGGEDLHAAVGRAEALVDRAVRYGLDVGGGAGSVHHLAGVRNDAARHDAVESVRGVVRALCDRDVSALVPEVGLNVAVATPYAVSTEEVAAVEGRLHRTVDGVAATGDVRPGASSHVARLLLAARDRDPTLGAAANVRLDDTVAAAVEERFDAVEVDRTTEPDADPTEARAGGTMAWTVERAMRGRESVPDAIYDRGAVGKEAMCRLFAGSPAELRERLSELDDAVGDGE